In Hydrogenothermus marinus, a single window of DNA contains:
- the metK gene encoding methionine adenosyltransferase — MREIQSAEAVCQGHPDKIADQISDAILDELIKKDPYAKTAIETLITTGVIYVSGEISTDSYVDIPNIARNVLIDIGYIKPEYGFDGYTAGVITSINDQSPEISMGIPLGKAGDTSIVVGYATNETKNYMPIACNIANSIVKRIDTLRKEDIVDFFRPDGKAIAVVEYEDGQPKRVDSLTVLVQHEPYVSEKQLKEAIIEEVIKKEVPENLIDDKTKIIINPLGRFIIGGPMADTGLTGRKTIADAYGTAVPSGGSAFSGKDPTKIDRSASYMTRYIAKHIVASGICNKCKIELVYIIGMDYPISIDVKIDNKDIDKENLIKKIEEIFDLSPAGIIENLKLRKPIYKKSSIYGHFGKEDEEFEWEQLNKNILEGLKNV, encoded by the coding sequence CAGACAAGATAGCTGATCAGATATCAGATGCTATTTTAGACGAGCTTATAAAAAAAGACCCTTATGCAAAAACAGCAATTGAAACATTAATAACAACTGGTGTTATATATGTTTCTGGAGAAATATCTACAGATAGTTATGTTGATATTCCAAATATAGCTAGGAATGTTTTAATTGATATTGGTTATATAAAACCTGAATATGGGTTTGATGGATATACTGCAGGAGTTATTACCTCTATAAATGATCAAAGCCCTGAAATATCTATGGGAATACCCTTAGGTAAAGCTGGAGATACAAGCATAGTAGTTGGTTATGCTACAAATGAGACAAAAAATTATATGCCTATTGCTTGTAATATAGCAAATTCCATAGTAAAAAGAATAGATACATTAAGGAAAGAAGATATTGTAGATTTTTTTAGACCAGATGGTAAAGCTATTGCAGTAGTTGAATATGAAGATGGACAACCAAAAAGGGTAGATAGCCTAACAGTTCTTGTTCAGCATGAGCCTTATGTTTCTGAAAAACAATTAAAAGAGGCTATAATAGAGGAAGTCATAAAAAAAGAAGTTCCAGAAAACTTAATAGATGATAAAACAAAGATAATAATAAATCCTCTTGGAAGATTTATTATAGGTGGGCCTATGGCAGATACCGGGCTTACAGGAAGAAAAACTATAGCAGATGCTTATGGAACAGCAGTACCTTCTGGAGGAAGTGCTTTTTCAGGTAAAGATCCTACAAAAATAGATAGATCAGCATCTTATATGACAAGATATATTGCAAAACATATAGTTGCTTCTGGAATTTGTAATAAATGTAAAATAGAACTTGTATATATTATAGGAATGGATTATCCTATATCTATAGATGTTAAAATAGATAACAAAGATATAGATAAAGAGAATTTAATCAAAAAAATAGAAGAGATTTTTGATTTATCTCCTGCTGGAATTATAGAAAATCTGAAATTAAGAAAACCTATATATAAAAAAAGTTCAATATATGGCCATTTTGGGAAAGAAGATGAAGAGTTTGAATGGGAGCAATTAAATAAAAATATATTAGAGGGATTGAAAAATGTCTGA
- a CDS encoding nucleotidyl cyclase domain-containing protein: protein MSEKLNIYDFDVFKALVEIEIRRNERYKEPKYFSIAFLYAPNLVKEVENNESLKDEIAFKIKDDIRSSDVITPVEEDFLFLFFPDTTQKEAKKVIDRIKKNFNFEIIEGIASFPEDGNTPYQLFTKLVNIMNEKLIPVIEFDLE, encoded by the coding sequence ATGTCTGAAAAATTAAATATTTATGATTTTGATGTTTTTAAAGCTCTTGTAGAGATTGAAATTAGAAGAAATGAAAGATATAAAGAGCCAAAATATTTTTCGATAGCTTTCTTATATGCACCAAATTTAGTTAAAGAAGTAGAAAATAATGAATCATTAAAAGATGAGATAGCTTTTAAAATTAAAGATGATATTAGATCATCAGATGTTATAACTCCTGTAGAAGAGGATTTTCTATTTTTATTTTTTCCAGATACAACTCAAAAAGAAGCGAAAAAAGTTATAGATAGAATTAAAAAGAACTTTAACTTTGAAATAATAGAAGGTATCGCTTCTTTTCCAGAAGATGGCAATACCCCTTATCAACTATTTACAAAATTAGTAAATATTATGAATGAAAAGCTTATTCCAGTTATAGAATTTGATTTAGAATAA